A single genomic interval of Hevea brasiliensis isolate MT/VB/25A 57/8 chromosome 4, ASM3005281v1, whole genome shotgun sequence harbors:
- the LOC110638403 gene encoding LRR receptor-like serine/threonine-protein kinase RGI1 has translation MSMPSSRQILFSSSLPSSSLSFFILTLLPTLLSTSLAAPNHEASILFSWLHSSPSPPSFFSNWNNLDSTPCNWTSITCSPQGFVTEINIQSVPLQLPLPFNLSSFRFLSKLVISDANITGTIPLDIGDCVSLASIDLSSNSLVGIIPGSIGRLRNLEDLILNSNQLTGKMPVELSNCSRLKNLLLFDNHLGGYIPTELGKLSSLEALRAGGNKDIIGKVPDELGDCSNLTILGLAETRISGSLPVSLGKLSKLQTLSIYTTMLSGEIPSDIGNCSELVSLFLYENSLSGSIPPEIGKLEKLEQLLLWQNSLVGVIPEEIGNCTSLKMIDLSLNSLSGTMPSSIGGLLELEEFMISNNKVSGSIPSSLSNASNLLQLQLDTNQISGLIPPELGKLSKLTVFFAWQNQLEGSIPLSLANCSNLQALDMSHNSLTGSVPPGLFQLQNLTKLLLISNDISGSIPPEIGNCSSLVRLRLGNNRISGGIPKEIAGLKNLNFLDLSSNRLQGSVPDEIGSCTELQMIDLSNNTLQGTLPNSLLSLRGLQVLDISINQFEGQIPGSLGLLVSLNKLILSRNSFSGLIPSSLGLCSSLQLLDLGSNELTGSIPMELGRIEALDIALNLSYNGLTGSIPPQISALTKLSILDLSHNKLEGNLSQLAGLDNLVSLNISYNNFTGYLPDNKLFRQLSPTDLAANQGLCSSIKDSCFLSDVGRTGLPVNGEDIRQSRKLKLAISLLITLTIAMVIMGTIAIIHARRTVRDDDESELGDSWPWQFTLFQKLNFSMDQVLRCMVDANVIGKGCSGIVYRADMDNGEVIAVKKLWPNTMAAANGCTDDKSGVFDSFSAEIKTLGSVRHNNIVRFLGCCWNRNTRLLMYDYMPNGSLGSLLHERTGNALEWDVRYQILLGAAQGLAYLHHDCVPPIVHRDIKANNILIGLEFEPYISDFGLAKLVDDGDFARSSNTVAGSYGYIAPEYGYMMKITEKSDVYSYGVVVLEVLTGKQPIDPTIPEGLHVVDWVRQKRGGIEVLDPCLLSRPEPEIDEMMQALGVALLCVNSSPDERPTMKDAAAMLKEIKHEREEYAKVDMLLKGSPAIDTENKKSSSAVPASSSSKPAMQSLYRKSNNSSFSASSLLYSSSSNAKVGFK, from the exons ATGTCAATGCCCAGCTCGAGGCAAATCCTCTtctcttcctctcttccttcttcttccttATCATTCTTTATCCTTACTCTTCTCCCAACTCTTCTGTCAACTTCCTTGGCTGCACCAAACCATGAAGCCTCTATTCTTTTCTCTTGGCTACATTCCTCTCCATCTCCACCCTCTTTCTTCTCTAACTGGAACAATCTTGATTCTACTCCATGCAACTGGACCTCCATAACATGCTCTCCTCAAGGTTTTGTCACTGAAATAAACATCCAATCAGTTCCTCTTCAGCTTCCCTTACCATTCAATCTCTCTTCATTTCGCTTTCTAAGTAAACTTGTCATTTCTGATGCCAATATCACTGGAACCATCCCACTTGATATTGGTGACTGTGTTTCACTCGCGTCCATCGACTTAAGCTCTAATAGTCTAGTTGGCATCATTCCGGGTAGCATTGGCCGGCTTCGAAATCTCGAGGACTTGATTTTGAACTCTAATCAACTAACTGGAAAAATGCCAGTTGAGCTAAGCAACTGCAGTAGACTCAAGAATCTGCTTCTTTTCGATAATCACTTAGGTGGTTATATCCCAACTGAGCTAGGCAAATTGTCCAGTCTTGAAGCTCTTAGAGCAGGAGGGAACAAAGACATTATTGGCAAAGTTCCTGACGAGCTTGGAGATTGCAGCAACTTGACTATTTTGGGGTTGGCTGAGACAAGAATTTCAGGTTCTTTGCCTGTTTCATTGGGTAAGCTAAGCAAGCTGCAAACATTGTCCATTTATACAACAATGCTCTCAGGCGAGATTCCTTCTGATATAGGTAACTGCTCTGAGCTTGTAAGCTTGTTTCTTTATGAAAACAGTCTCTCTGGATCAATTCCGCCAGAGATTGGCAAGCTTGAAAAGCTTGAACAATTGTTGTTATGGCAAAATAGTCTTGTTGGAGTCATCCCAGAAGAGATTGGCAATTGTACCAGCTTGAAAATGATTGATCTTTCTTTGAATTCTCTGTCTGGGACCATGCCTTCTTCTATAGGAGGTCTTTTGGAGCTTGAAGAGTTTATGATTAGTAATAATAAAGTATCTGGTTCAATACCATCCAGTCTTTCCAATGCTTCAAATCTTTTGCAATTGCAACTGGACACAAATCAGATCTCAGGTTTAATCCCACCAGAGCTTGGAAAGTTGTCAAAGCTCACTGTATTCTTTGCCTGGCAAAACCAGCTTGAAGGAAGCATTCCTTTAAGTTTGGCTAATTGCAGTAACCTTCAAGCACTAGACATGTCTCACAATTCGCTCACTGGAAGCGTCCCTCCAGGCTTGTTTCAGCTTCAAAACCTCACGAAGCTTCTCTTAATATCTAATGACATTTCTGGTTCTATACCACCAGAGATTGGTAATTGTAGCTCTCTTGTGCGACTAAGACTTGGTAACAACAGGATTTCTGGTGGCATTCCTAAAGAAATTGCGGGTCTTAAGAACTTGAACTTTCTTGATCTATCTAGCAATCGCCTTCAAGGGTCTGTCCCTGATGAAATAGGAAGCTGCACAGAATTGCAAATGATAGACCTTAGCAACAACACATTACAGGGTACCCTGCCAAACTCATTGTTATCTCTAAGAGGGCTTCAGGTCCTAGATATCTCCATTAATCAATTTGAGGGTCAAATACCAGGGAGCTTGGGTCTCCTTGTTTCACTTAACAAGTTAATTCTGAGCAGAAATTCATTCTCCGGATTAATACCTTCATCACTTGGCCTCTGCTCAAGCCTTCAATTGCTTGATCTTGGCAGCAATGAGCTCACTGGCAGCATCCCGATGGAATTAGGTCGAATAGAAGCCCTTGACATTGCTCTCAATCTCAGTTATAATGGACTTACAGGGTCAATTCCACCTCAGATATCTGCACTCACTAAGCTTTCAATATTGGACCTTTCACATAACAAGCTTGAGGGAAATTTAAGTCAGCTTGCAGGTCTTGACAACCTTGTTTCTCTCAACATATCTTACAATAACTTCACTGGCTATCTTCCTGATAATAAGCTGTTTAGACAGCTATCACCAACAGACTTGGCTGCTAACCAAGGCCTGTGTTCTTCAATCAAGGACTCCTGTTTCTTGAGTGATGTAGGCAGGACAGGACTGCCAGTAAATGGAGAAGACATAAGGCAGTCTCGAAAGCTTAAGCTAGCAATTTCTTTGTTGATCACATTGACAATAGCAATGGTGATTATGGGAACAATTGCTATTATTCATGCACGAAGAACCGTTAGAGATGATGATGAGTCTGAGTTGGGAGACTCATGGCCCTGGCAATTCACTCTATTCCAGAAGTTGAATTTCTCTATGGATCAAGTACTGAGATGCATGGTGGATGCCAATGTAATTGGAAAAGGGTGCTCTGGTATTGTTTACCGTGCTGATATGGATAATGGTGAAGTCATTGCTGTGAAGAAGCTCTggccaaacacaatggctgcagcCAATGGATGCACTGATGACAAAAGTGGCGTTTTTGATTCCTTCTCAGCAGAAATAAAAACACTTGGCTCTGTCAGGCATAATAACATAGTTAGGTTCTTGGGTTGTTGTTGGAATCGAAATACAAGATTGCTAATGTACGATTATATGCCTAATGGAAGCTTAGGCAGTCTCCTTCATGAGAGAACAGGAAATGCATTGGAATGGGATGTTAGGTACCAAATTTTGTTGGGAGCAGCACAAGGCCTGGCTTATTTGCACCATGATTGTGTTCCTCCAATCGTTCACAGAGATATCAAAGCTAATAACATCCTTATTGGCCTTGAATTTGAGCCTTATATTTCAGATTTTGGCCTTGCCAAGCTTGTTGATGATGGTGATTTTGCTCGATCCTCCAATACGGTTGCAGGCTCTTATGGATATATCGCTCCTG AATATGGCTATATGATGAAGATCACAGAGAAAAGTGATGTTTATAGCTATGGTGTAGTGGTATTGGAAGTCCTGACAGGCAAGCAACCAATTGATCCAACCATACCAGAAGGACTACATGTAGTAGATTGGGTTAGACAGAAGAGGGGAGGAATTGAAGTACTAGATCCTTGCTTATTATCTCGACCGGAACCAGAAATCGATGAGATGATGCAAGCATTAGGTGTAGCCTTATTGTGTGTAAATTCCTCCCCTGATGAAAGACCTACCATGAAGGACGCGGCTGCAATGCTTAAGGAGATCAAACATGAGAGAGAGGAGTATGCAAAAGTCGATATGCTCCTTAAAGGATCACCAGCAATTGATACAGAAAACAAGAAATCAAGCAGTGCAGTTCCAGCAAGTTCATCATCAAAGCCAGCAATGCAAAGTTTATATCGAAAAAGCAATAACTCAAGCTTCTCTGCTTCCTCATTACTTTACTCATCTTCCTCTAATGCCAAAGTGGGTTTCAAGTGA